One window of Tenacibaculum maritimum NCIMB 2154 genomic DNA carries:
- a CDS encoding LysR family transcriptional regulator: MNISLRNLKMINTIVKEGSITKASEKLFLSQPALSHQLKKMEEEIGLKVFNRLNKKLLLTEAGEILYKTSEKLLISFSLLNAKLDELKKGEKKEIRLTTECYTCYHWLPNVVQKFKKRKPDINVQINIEATQKPLQFLSEGKIDLAIVSNKSHTSSIHFEPLISDKMVIVTSKENSLAAFENLELSDLKEQNLIIYDIPEEKNYVLTNILKNDINWVNSIQKVQLTEAIIQLVSANLGISIMAEWAITPFLTNNNLKSIPFKNNQGKRDWFIASLNNITAIENAFINQIKKKFK; this comes from the coding sequence ATGAATATTTCTTTAAGAAACCTAAAAATGATCAATACCATTGTAAAAGAGGGCTCTATAACAAAAGCTTCAGAAAAATTATTTCTTTCGCAACCTGCATTAAGTCATCAACTAAAAAAAATGGAAGAAGAAATAGGCCTTAAAGTATTCAACAGGTTAAATAAAAAATTGCTTCTGACAGAAGCAGGGGAAATACTCTATAAAACTTCAGAAAAATTATTAATATCTTTTAGCCTACTCAACGCCAAACTCGATGAATTGAAAAAAGGTGAGAAAAAAGAAATTCGATTAACTACTGAGTGCTATACCTGTTATCATTGGCTTCCTAATGTTGTTCAAAAATTCAAAAAAAGAAAACCAGACATTAACGTTCAAATCAATATAGAAGCAACCCAAAAACCGCTTCAATTTCTATCTGAAGGAAAAATTGATCTAGCAATTGTAAGTAATAAATCACATACCTCATCAATACATTTTGAGCCACTCATAAGTGATAAAATGGTTATCGTTACTTCAAAAGAAAATAGTTTGGCAGCCTTTGAAAATCTTGAATTATCTGACCTAAAAGAACAAAACCTAATTATTTATGACATTCCAGAAGAAAAAAATTACGTCCTCACCAATATCTTAAAAAACGACATTAACTGGGTTAATTCCATCCAAAAAGTACAACTAACTGAAGCTATCATACAACTAGTTAGCGCAAATTTAGGAATATCTATTATGGCTGAATGGGCAATTACACCATTTCTAACAAACAACAATTTAAAAAGTATCCCATTCAAAAATAACCAAGGAAAAAGGGATTGGTTTATTGCTAGCCTTAACAACATAACAGCAATAGAGAATGCTTTTATTAATCAAATAAAAAAGAAATTTAAATAG
- a CDS encoding haloalkane dehalogenase, giving the protein MKYTIQVWSTRSIILVPTFILIFIFNTNIMGQKSKAESNYYEVYGSNMHVLEYGKGKGNPILFLHGNPSSSFLWRNITPYVEGIGNHIIIPDLIGMGKSDKPSIDYTYMEQYAYIEKLINKMELKDIILVLHDWGSGLGFNYFANHQDNVKGIVFMEGIIEDIGAYFDKDTQAFFKRLRGKEGYKMIAEENIFLNDVLPTWVVRGLTDNELESYKAPFKTIESRKPIWKFVSQVPFNGKPELTSAIVKNYREQLQKSNIPKMFFYAEPGAFMPEKVRNWIIDNISNMEVVNIGAGTHFIQEDNPDLIGQKIKEFILKLQ; this is encoded by the coding sequence ATGAAATACACAATTCAAGTTTGGAGTACTAGAAGTATCATTTTAGTACCTACATTTATTCTAATATTCATTTTTAATACAAATATTATGGGACAAAAAAGTAAGGCAGAATCTAATTATTATGAAGTATACGGTAGTAATATGCATGTACTAGAATATGGTAAAGGAAAAGGAAACCCTATTCTTTTTTTACATGGAAATCCTTCTAGTAGCTTTTTATGGAGAAATATTACTCCTTATGTAGAAGGAATAGGGAATCATATTATTATTCCAGATCTTATAGGTATGGGGAAGTCGGATAAACCATCTATTGATTATACTTATATGGAGCAGTACGCTTATATTGAAAAATTGATTAATAAAATGGAGCTTAAAGATATAATTCTTGTATTGCATGATTGGGGGTCTGGGCTAGGATTTAATTATTTTGCAAACCATCAAGATAATGTAAAAGGAATTGTTTTTATGGAAGGGATTATAGAGGATATAGGAGCTTATTTTGATAAAGATACGCAAGCATTTTTTAAAAGATTAAGAGGAAAGGAAGGGTATAAAATGATTGCAGAAGAAAATATTTTCTTAAACGATGTTTTGCCTACCTGGGTTGTTAGAGGCTTGACAGATAATGAACTAGAGTCTTATAAAGCACCGTTTAAAACTATTGAAAGTAGAAAGCCTATTTGGAAATTTGTTTCTCAAGTACCATTTAATGGAAAACCTGAATTAACATCTGCGATTGTGAAAAATTATAGAGAACAGTTGCAAAAATCGAATATTCCAAAAATGTTTTTTTATGCAGAACCTGGAGCTTTTATGCCAGAAAAAGTGCGCAATTGGATAATTGATAATATTTCAAATATGGAGGTTGTAAATATAGGTGCAGGAACCCATTTCATTCAAGAGGATAACCCAGATTTAATTGGTCAAAAAATAAAGGAGTTTATACTAAAGCTTCAATAA
- a CDS encoding SDR family NAD(P)-dependent oxidoreductase, translating to MMKTILVVGGSKGIGKAIVEVLKKEHKIVVFSRTAMNEEKNSTHFCLNVLEDELPEIPTLHGLVYCPGSINLKPFTRLSLNDFKEDFNVNVLGAIRVIKKYEQSLKANSGNIVLFSSVATKLGMPFHTSVAASKSAVEGLGKSLAAEYATKITVNIIAPTVTDTPLAARLLRNDKQKEIMKERHPLKTYLKAREVAILASYLLSDESKAISGQVFPIDAGMVSLKI from the coding sequence ATGATGAAAACAATTTTAGTAGTAGGAGGTAGTAAAGGAATAGGGAAAGCAATTGTTGAGGTGTTAAAAAAAGAGCATAAAATTGTGGTTTTTAGTAGAACAGCAATGAATGAAGAAAAAAACAGTACTCATTTTTGCTTAAATGTTTTAGAAGACGAGCTCCCTGAGATCCCAACGCTTCACGGACTGGTATATTGTCCTGGAAGTATAAACTTAAAGCCTTTTACAAGGTTGAGTTTAAATGATTTTAAAGAAGATTTTAATGTCAATGTATTGGGGGCTATCAGAGTTATAAAAAAATACGAACAAAGTTTAAAAGCTAATTCAGGAAATATTGTATTGTTTAGTTCTGTGGCAACGAAATTAGGGATGCCTTTTCATACAAGCGTTGCTGCTAGTAAATCGGCGGTAGAAGGATTAGGAAAGTCATTAGCAGCAGAGTATGCTACTAAAATAACGGTCAATATCATAGCGCCAACGGTAACAGATACTCCTTTGGCAGCTAGGTTGTTAAGGAATGATAAGCAAAAGGAAATCATGAAAGAACGCCATCCTTTAAAAACGTATTTAAAAGCAAGAGAGGTGGCAATATTGGCATCTTATTTATTATCTGATGAATCAAAAGCAATTTCAGGTCAAGTATTTCCTATTGATGCAGGAATGGTTAGCCTAAAAATATAA
- a CDS encoding glutathione peroxidase: MTFFTSQSQNEQLVTSIYDIKIKDLNGTPIDLKVYQGKKILFVNVASKCGFTKQYDDLQKLYEKYQEELMVIGVPCNQFGGQEPGSSEEIQSFCRLNYGVRFLITEKIAVKGEKQHDLYKWLTKKEFNQVKNSSVKWNFQKYLIDETGKFIDYYFSITKPTSSRITKHLIRK; encoded by the coding sequence ATGACCTTTTTTACCTCACAAAGTCAAAATGAACAGTTGGTTACTAGTATTTACGATATAAAAATTAAAGATCTTAATGGAACTCCAATTGATTTAAAAGTGTATCAAGGAAAAAAAATCCTTTTTGTAAATGTAGCTTCCAAATGTGGCTTCACAAAACAGTATGATGATTTACAAAAATTGTATGAAAAATACCAAGAGGAACTCATGGTTATAGGAGTACCTTGCAATCAGTTTGGTGGGCAAGAACCAGGGAGTTCAGAAGAAATTCAATCTTTTTGTAGGCTTAATTATGGGGTTCGCTTTTTAATTACAGAAAAGATAGCAGTAAAGGGTGAAAAGCAACATGATTTGTACAAGTGGTTGACTAAAAAAGAATTTAATCAGGTTAAAAACTCTTCTGTAAAATGGAATTTTCAGAAATATTTAATTGACGAAACAGGAAAGTTTATAGATTACTATTTTTCAATAACCAAGCCAACTAGTAGCAGAATAACCAAACATCTTATAAGAAAATGA
- a CDS encoding CIA30 family protein, with the protein MKNNIFLYVLIMLVQEPFTIDFTNPSVITNWRQTNDDVMGGVSSSKMVLDQKGNGVFLGTVSTKNNGGFAMTRFPLRVNFPENITKVILHLKGDGKRYQFRLKSDIKQRFSYVQYFQTTTEKEQIVLLLKDFYPAFRGRTLNKENFSGNQIKEIAILIGNKKDEEFKLMIDKIIIE; encoded by the coding sequence ATGAAAAATAATATTTTTTTATACGTCCTTATCATGCTAGTCCAAGAACCTTTTACGATTGATTTTACAAACCCCTCTGTTATTACGAATTGGCGTCAAACGAATGACGATGTAATGGGAGGAGTTTCTAGCTCTAAAATGGTATTAGATCAAAAAGGAAATGGTGTTTTTTTAGGAACCGTATCTACCAAAAATAATGGTGGCTTTGCAATGACTCGCTTCCCACTACGAGTCAATTTTCCTGAAAATATAACAAAAGTAATATTGCACTTAAAGGGAGATGGAAAAAGATATCAATTTCGACTAAAATCTGATATAAAGCAGCGATTTTCGTACGTGCAGTACTTTCAAACAACTACCGAAAAGGAGCAGATTGTGTTATTGCTAAAAGATTTTTATCCTGCATTTAGGGGAAGAACGTTGAACAAAGAAAATTTTTCAGGAAACCAAATAAAAGAAATAGCTATTTTAATAGGAAATAAGAAAGATGAAGAATTTAAGTTAATGATAGATAAAATAATAATTGAATAG
- a CDS encoding 3-hydroxyacyl-CoA dehydrogenase yields the protein MNYKNITVAGSGILGYQIAFQTAFHGFNVTVFDINNEILENAKLKFNTLSESYKTDLNATKEQLDTTYKNLRYTSNLKEAVKDADLVIESIPENPQIKTSFYQDLAALAPEKTVFVTNSSTMVPSDFAEVTQRPEKFLALHFANNIWKRNTAEIMGHANTDANVFNDVVQFSKAIGMLALPLKKEQPGYIINSMLVPLFESATDLLAQEVATVETIDKTWMKATGSPMGPLAMLDVVGLTTLYNVTMMVADKTKDPIKIKKVKFLKENFIEQHKLGVATGEGFYTYPNPAYKKPDFLE from the coding sequence ATGAATTATAAAAACATCACCGTAGCTGGCAGTGGAATATTAGGTTATCAAATCGCTTTTCAAACGGCTTTTCATGGCTTTAATGTTACTGTTTTTGACATTAATAATGAAATTTTAGAGAACGCAAAATTAAAATTTAATACGCTAAGTGAATCGTATAAAACCGATCTAAATGCAACAAAAGAGCAATTAGATACTACTTATAAAAATTTACGTTATACTTCTAATTTAAAAGAGGCTGTAAAAGATGCGGATTTAGTGATTGAATCCATTCCAGAAAACCCTCAAATCAAAACCTCTTTTTATCAAGATCTTGCGGCATTAGCTCCTGAAAAAACTGTTTTTGTAACAAACTCTTCTACCATGGTTCCAAGTGATTTTGCTGAAGTAACTCAACGACCTGAAAAGTTCTTAGCACTTCATTTTGCAAATAATATATGGAAACGTAATACCGCAGAAATAATGGGGCATGCAAACACTGATGCAAACGTGTTTAATGATGTTGTTCAATTTTCTAAAGCAATTGGAATGCTTGCTTTGCCTTTGAAAAAAGAACAACCTGGTTATATTATCAATTCAATGTTAGTTCCTCTTTTTGAGTCTGCCACCGACCTTTTAGCTCAAGAAGTAGCTACTGTTGAAACAATAGATAAAACATGGATGAAAGCTACTGGTTCACCAATGGGACCTTTAGCAATGCTAGATGTAGTAGGATTGACAACTTTATACAACGTAACAATGATGGTTGCTGATAAAACAAAAGACCCTATTAAAATAAAGAAAGTTAAATTTTTAAAAGAAAATTTTATTGAGCAACATAAATTAGGTGTTGCTACAGGGGAAGGATTCTATACCTACCCTAATCCTGCTTACAAAAAACCTGATTTTTTAGAGTAA
- a CDS encoding endonuclease V, with product MIYCFDTYYGDNFANTAVVGINDWGDATPSFELTEITTDIQEYESGAFYKRELPCLLSVINKLNLNPKEDILLIDGYVILDDDGKLGLGGYLFNELKGKTPVIGVAKNNFHTLNKLKKEVFRGQSKKPLYITTLGFDLEKASFHILNMHGEYRMPSILKLVDQKSRE from the coding sequence TTGATTTATTGTTTTGATACATATTATGGCGATAATTTTGCCAATACTGCTGTGGTAGGCATAAATGATTGGGGGGATGCAACACCTAGTTTTGAACTAACCGAAATTACTACCGATATTCAAGAATATGAAAGTGGGGCTTTCTACAAAAGAGAACTTCCTTGTTTATTGAGTGTAATTAACAAACTAAATCTTAATCCTAAAGAGGATATTCTTTTGATTGATGGATATGTAATTTTAGATGATGATGGAAAACTAGGACTTGGAGGCTATTTATTTAACGAATTAAAAGGTAAAACTCCTGTAATTGGTGTTGCCAAAAATAACTTTCACACACTTAACAAACTCAAAAAAGAAGTTTTTAGAGGACAAAGTAAAAAGCCTTTATATATTACTACTCTTGGCTTTGATTTAGAAAAAGCTAGTTTTCACATCTTAAATATGCACGGTGAATATAGAATGCCAAGTATATTAAAGTTAGTAGACCAGAAAAGCAGGGAGTAA
- a CDS encoding LVIVD repeat-containing protein codes for MKKAFLLFLGATALFFTSCKENDTKAVERVVTISEGLKFGEGSVPYLNTSVLVSNFGTDSLSPLNNEGKGYIVKVTDQQITPFIPADGNLSAPKGMAIADDYLYIADVQKIVVYNLKNKAESPKIITLPDGELFANDIAIYNNYAYISVTNTGAIYKLNIATPTNPDSLTLTKVATVTGANGLAFDGKTLYVASFPADGKVTENNVIYKINDITAAAPSPEKIITTAGMYDGLAIYKSKLYFSNWANEGEVGYIDMATQKKNSIDTEGKKLSGPADISLLNGKLYVPNLPESELTIISVK; via the coding sequence ATGAAAAAAGCATTTTTATTATTCTTAGGCGCTACTGCTTTATTTTTTACTAGCTGTAAAGAAAACGATACTAAAGCTGTTGAGCGAGTGGTAACTATTTCTGAAGGACTGAAATTTGGCGAAGGAAGTGTTCCTTATCTCAATACTTCTGTTTTAGTTTCTAATTTTGGTACAGATTCGCTAAGCCCACTTAACAATGAAGGGAAAGGGTATATTGTAAAAGTTACAGACCAGCAAATAACTCCTTTTATTCCTGCGGATGGAAACCTAAGTGCTCCTAAAGGAATGGCGATAGCTGATGATTATTTATATATTGCCGATGTGCAAAAAATAGTTGTTTACAATTTAAAAAACAAAGCTGAAAGTCCAAAAATTATTACACTTCCTGATGGCGAGCTTTTTGCAAACGATATTGCTATCTATAACAATTACGCTTATATTTCTGTAACCAATACAGGAGCTATTTACAAGTTAAACATTGCTACTCCTACCAATCCTGATTCATTAACGCTTACTAAAGTTGCTACTGTTACAGGGGCAAATGGATTGGCTTTTGATGGTAAAACTTTATATGTTGCTTCTTTTCCTGCGGATGGAAAGGTTACTGAAAATAATGTCATTTACAAAATAAACGATATAACAGCAGCAGCCCCTAGCCCTGAAAAAATAATTACAACTGCCGGTATGTATGACGGATTGGCTATATACAAATCGAAATTATACTTTAGTAATTGGGCTAACGAGGGTGAAGTTGGATATATTGATATGGCTACTCAAAAGAAAAACAGCATTGATACTGAAGGGAAGAAGCTTTCTGGCCCTGCGGATATTTCTCTACTAAACGGAAAATTATATGTTCCAAACCTTCCTGAAAGTGAACTTACAATCATTAGTGTTAAGTAG
- a CDS encoding SRPBCC family protein, protein MITFFKHSGIYTLEASQELNIAIEKAWDYFSSPENLASITPPKMGFQITAKVDKKAYQGQIITYKVSPVLGIKMNWVTEITVVKEQNFFVDEQRFGPYKMWHHEHWFEKLPDGKTLMKDKVSYKLPFGILGRLAHKIFVKSELKAIFEYRFKTLNALFNG, encoded by the coding sequence ATGATTACATTTTTTAAACATTCAGGAATATATACACTGGAGGCTTCACAAGAATTAAATATAGCTATAGAAAAGGCATGGGATTACTTTTCTTCTCCAGAAAATCTAGCAAGTATAACTCCTCCTAAAATGGGGTTTCAAATTACTGCTAAAGTTGATAAAAAAGCATATCAAGGGCAAATAATAACATATAAGGTTTCTCCAGTTTTAGGGATTAAAATGAATTGGGTAACAGAAATAACAGTAGTAAAAGAACAAAACTTTTTTGTTGATGAACAGCGTTTTGGTCCATATAAAATGTGGCATCACGAGCATTGGTTTGAGAAGTTGCCTGATGGGAAAACGTTGATGAAGGATAAAGTTTCGTACAAACTTCCTTTTGGTATTTTAGGCCGCTTAGCGCATAAGATATTTGTTAAAAGTGAGTTGAAGGCTATTTTTGAATACCGTTTTAAAACATTAAATGCGTTATTTAATGGATAG
- a CDS encoding AraC family transcriptional regulator has product MTVAPEELKNKHSFTVEKRKFHLVNYISSEEKNYKITLTEHAIVYVFDGTKTVSINNVSHTIERGQLFMLPKGVYMMSEYLPDTQKAFKSIMLFFNHYHIADMISHLEQPIDTTGHHSIRIIKNNINIAHFYQSLEKINWNTHDFSKEYLDLKIKELIYILLADPTTKSTAISFLYSVYNTNKRTISSVINDHLYKKITVNTLAKMCNMSVSTFKREFAKEFKASPMQWIHLKKLEKAFLLVKNTSQRISDIAYECGFESYAHFSKSFKSKFGKSPSEIRTNLK; this is encoded by the coding sequence ATGACAGTTGCTCCAGAAGAACTTAAAAACAAACATTCTTTTACCGTTGAAAAACGTAAATTTCATCTTGTTAATTATATTTCTTCTGAAGAAAAAAACTATAAAATTACATTAACAGAGCATGCTATTGTGTACGTTTTTGATGGTACTAAAACAGTGTCTATAAATAATGTAAGCCATACTATTGAAAGAGGACAGCTTTTTATGCTTCCTAAAGGGGTTTACATGATGTCTGAATACTTACCTGATACTCAAAAAGCGTTTAAGAGTATCATGCTCTTTTTTAATCATTATCATATAGCTGATATGATTAGTCATTTGGAACAACCAATTGATACAACAGGGCATCATAGTATTCGTATTATTAAAAACAATATTAATATTGCTCATTTTTACCAATCTCTTGAAAAAATTAATTGGAATACGCATGATTTTAGTAAGGAGTATCTAGATTTAAAAATTAAGGAGCTTATTTATATTTTACTTGCCGATCCTACTACTAAAAGTACTGCTATTTCCTTTTTGTATAGTGTTTACAATACGAATAAAAGAACTATTTCTTCTGTTATTAATGACCATCTGTATAAGAAAATTACTGTAAATACCTTGGCTAAAATGTGCAATATGAGCGTATCTACGTTTAAAAGAGAATTTGCTAAAGAATTTAAAGCTTCTCCTATGCAATGGATTCATTTGAAAAAACTGGAAAAGGCATTTTTATTAGTAAAAAACACCTCTCAAAGGATTAGTGATATTGCGTATGAATGTGGTTTTGAAAGCTATGCTCATTTTTCTAAATCGTTTAAATCTAAATTTGGTAAATCTCCTAGTGAGATACGAACCAATTTGAAATAA
- a CDS encoding cryptochrome/photolyase family protein has translation MRYLMDREVVVFWFRRDLRLDDNRGLFAALNSGKLVLPLFIFDEEITQKLPKNDARISFIYQTLSDLDGELKRMGSSLLVKQGKPMEVWKDLVATFSIASVYFNEDYEPYARKRDADLQLFLKSVNIQAHAYKDQVIFEKEEVVKKDGLPYTVFTPYKKKWLQTLNKEKDLTFFKVKECYFYKHQLRFPLLHELGFEVSTIKVKPYNLSNLKVYDSYRDFPGEDTTSYLSPYLRFGLVSIRKMVSLALVTNAVFLSELIWREFFMQIIYHFPQVVTQNFKRKYDGIQWRNNEEEFKKWCAGTTGYPMVDAGMRALNETGYMHNRVRMITAGFLCKHLLIDWRWGEAYFAQKLLDYDMSANNGNWQWASGTGCDAAPYFRIFNPSEQLKKFDKNLVYIKKWIQDFEELSYPMPMVVHKFARERAIETYKQGLL, from the coding sequence ATGCGTTATTTAATGGATAGAGAAGTGGTTGTTTTTTGGTTTCGTAGAGATTTGCGATTGGATGATAATAGAGGTTTATTTGCTGCATTGAACTCAGGTAAATTGGTACTGCCTCTTTTTATCTTTGATGAAGAAATTACCCAGAAGCTACCCAAAAATGATGCGCGTATATCGTTTATTTATCAGACTTTGAGTGATTTGGATGGTGAGTTAAAGCGTATGGGGAGTTCTTTACTTGTTAAACAAGGAAAACCTATGGAGGTTTGGAAAGATTTAGTAGCTACCTTTTCTATTGCATCAGTATATTTTAATGAAGATTATGAGCCTTATGCAAGAAAAAGAGATGCCGATTTGCAATTGTTCTTAAAATCAGTAAATATTCAAGCACACGCTTATAAAGATCAAGTTATTTTTGAAAAAGAAGAAGTGGTTAAAAAAGATGGCTTGCCTTATACGGTATTTACTCCCTATAAAAAGAAGTGGTTGCAAACGCTTAATAAAGAAAAAGATTTGACTTTTTTTAAAGTTAAGGAGTGTTATTTTTATAAGCATCAATTACGTTTTCCGTTATTGCATGAATTAGGTTTTGAAGTTAGTACAATCAAAGTAAAACCCTATAACCTATCAAATTTAAAAGTGTATGATAGTTATAGAGACTTTCCTGGTGAAGATACAACATCATACCTGTCTCCATACTTGCGTTTTGGATTGGTTAGCATTCGTAAAATGGTGTCGTTAGCGTTAGTAACCAATGCTGTTTTTTTAAGTGAATTGATTTGGAGAGAATTTTTTATGCAAATAATCTATCATTTTCCTCAGGTAGTTACCCAAAACTTTAAGCGAAAATATGATGGTATTCAATGGAGAAATAACGAAGAAGAATTTAAAAAGTGGTGTGCAGGAACAACAGGTTACCCAATGGTAGATGCAGGAATGCGAGCGCTTAATGAAACGGGGTATATGCACAATAGAGTGCGTATGATAACGGCAGGTTTTTTATGCAAACACTTGCTTATAGATTGGCGTTGGGGAGAAGCGTATTTCGCTCAAAAATTATTGGATTATGATATGTCTGCAAATAATGGAAATTGGCAATGGGCTTCGGGTACAGGTTGCGATGCAGCCCCTTATTTTAGAATCTTTAATCCGTCTGAGCAACTTAAAAAATTCGATAAAAATTTAGTATATATAAAAAAGTGGATTCAAGATTTTGAGGAGTTAAGTTATCCTATGCCTATGGTGGTACATAAATTTGCAAGAGAAAGAGCTATTGAAACTTATAAACAAGGATTGTTATAA